The genomic DNA GCCTGTATGCGATTTAATAGATATTTATTAGAACGGGGTTTAAAGACCTAATCCTATTTACTGGTGTGCCGATAAGTGTTCTGCCTTTCTTTGCAGTGGTAAAGCCTTAATTTGGCTAGTCATGATAAGAGGATCTATGAATTAATCTAATTAGTTtgtcttttattaatttcatattgaaaaattattttataaataacaaaatgggaaatttattttgcGGTTTTAATGATGCTATGCCTTCTAAGAATATTTAATCCAGTTCGGACGTGCCGATAAAATTCgcctttataaaaaaacaggaaGCCAACTTCGGTAGCCCGAATTGTAAAGCCTTTAATCTATAGTAACctacatattaataaaaacatattttttatcatttctTTGGGCAGCAATACTATACTCTATAACTCTAGTTATGTATATCCATAAATATGTCGATTGACAGTTACATTCTACATTTCCGATCAATagtcagatttttaaaaaatttaattggtaTTTCTCAAATTATACAATCTGTGTTgggtatatgtttaaaaaccacaaagttctaaatttgttttaactaaTTGTCGGTTGTTCCATTATTTTCTTCCGAATTACATATGTTCTTAAGTACTTGAAGGAAGTTTTTTCCGATTTCCGGATCTATAGTTCAAAGTTCAGTTAATTtcataaagttaaaattattccTTTATATGCATGTACAGGTGTAAATGTTGATAATaacacatatgtacatacatatgtatgtacctTGAGCTAGACTTACCCTGGATAGTGTTAATGTCCGCTGGGTTAATGGGTGCCGCCAAGATTTTGACTAGCACCTGGTTGTCCTTAGGATCGGGAAGAGTGTCCTCCACCAGCTGCAAAACATCTTGTGGCTCGCCATGTTGAGTATACTTTAGGGACTTGGCCACCACTGACATGTGGCGGCTCCAGTTGGCGGGGCGGCGGATTCCACATACAACACTACGGGGCAACATTAAAAGCtggagttttgttttttaagaataatgtGCGGAAAATTGTTATGCAGGTAAGTGTGACCGTTTCAGCCAGTAAGCTACATTTAGGCGATTTcggtttttggtatttttagcATAACAACAAACGGCCGCCGTGTTTTCGCTAAATTTCAGGTGTCTCAGAtcgattttttaaaccaaaaccTCAAGAAATActcaaaaaactaaataacctCTGGCAAAATGGACGCGTAAGCATTCGAAAGCGGTAAATAATAGCTGTATTCTTTTTATCAAGCAAAGGATTTTTGCAGTTTACAAGACGAGGTGGAGTCCCTAGAAGCCATTCTGATGGACGATGTTCGCATCAAACGCACGCCCAGGTAGGCAAGAgagctttattttaataatactgAAATACTGAAATACTCGTATCCCAAAAAGCGGCGAGGTGGAGCAGATTGAGACCACGGTGCTACCCTTGAccggcgaggaggaggagcagcagtacGTGTGCGTCACCTTGCAGGTGCAGCCGACGCCAGGATATCCGGAGGAGAGTCCCACATTCAAGCTGCTGCGTCCGCGTGGGTTGGACGATGCACGGTTGGAGGCCATCCGCAGCGCCTGCAATGCCAAGATCAAGGAGTCGGTGGGCTTTCCGGTGGTCTTCGACTTAATAGAGGTGGTGCGGGAGCACCTGACCGGTAGCAATCTGCCTAGTGGCCAGTGCGTGGTCTGTCTTTATGGATTCGCCGATGGCGACGAGTTCACCCGCACCGAGTGCTTTCACTACCTGCACAGCTACTGCCTGGCCCGACATCTTAACGCTCTGCGCCGCAACTACCAGGAGGAGTTCGACAAGCTGCCCGCCTGGTTGCAGAAGACGGCCGATCCCTTCCAGGCGCTCTGCCCCGTCTGCCGGGAGCACATCGGCGACGAGACCGACAGCCTGAAGTGCGCAATGCCACCATCGGAGCTGCTGAATGCACCAGACTTTAAGGTGACCGAGGAGCTGCGCCAGATGCAGCAGCGCATGTCGGAGTTGTATCTGCAGCAGAAGAGTCGCGGTGCCATCATCGATGTAAATGCCGAGGGATCGGCCGTGATTTCCATCGAGACCGAGGAGGATATCAGACGAAGGCGGGGTCGCGAGGAGGCCGATGCAGCCAAGAAACTAGAAGGACCGGCCAAAGAAGACGCCATCAAGCCCACCACTAGCACCACATTTGCTCCAGTGGTACAGGAAACCCAGCGCATCATGCCAGAGCCGACCAACAACAACTATCACCACAATCGACGGCACTATCGCGGCGGCCGACGgcaccatcatcatcagcatggCCACCACCATCGAGTTGAAAGGGATCGCGAGCAGAACGCGTCTGCAGCCACCGCCGTTGGCTCCAGCTCCGCATCGAACACGGGCAACGGGAAGCAGGCGAAGGCTCAGTCGGCCAGCTCCGGGCTTGCCAGGTGACGATGGCTCCCGGATGAGATGGGAATTCGGATACCCATAGCGTTGCCATGCTGCTAATACACAATGAAGCACCATCCCAAACGGCCCAGCTTTAGTTTTGTGAGGCGCACACGATTctgtaaatttttttgttcgtatgttcgtatatgtttatatttagttAGCTTTATCGAGCCGGGTTAGCTAATTTTGGTTATATTGATAATGATATTTAGTTGTACTTTAATTATAATgatatttgtaataatttacaaaagaCTTGCGGCAACATGCCGACCCGATATTAGTAGGGCCCTTAATAGCTAAAACGTAGAACAGCATGTATTTAGCAGCACAACACACGGGCAGCGCTGGCGTTGACGAGATTACACCATAGCATTGCAAAGCTCGAATAGACGACGGTATAGATATCCACTTACGCATAAACTGCAACTGCACTTCGAAGTTTAGTATAAATAATTCTCTATCTGGCGGCCTGTGGCACAAAAGTCCAACTTTTACTTTACGGTGGAAGTTGGAGCGGCATTTCTAGTCAGTGTATGGAGGAAATGAGGCGGCAGAGGAGGAAGAAACCCGATACAGGGCATCTGCATTAGCATGCATGCACCCATATTTAAATATCACAATTAATTGAGTGTTTGTAGGCAACCAAATAGGGATCCACACGGATCGCCCATGGTATTATAtcgaaaattcaatttcaatgtgTCAAATAAATACTACGATTGAGAACTTAAATGAATAAATCAAATTCGTAAATCAACTGGGTGCTGTGCCTTGCGTTTTACTCGGGCGGATGGATCatctaaaaatcaaaagattttGGCTTATgatg from Drosophila gunungcola strain Sukarami chromosome 2R unlocalized genomic scaffold, Dgunungcola_SK_2 000012F, whole genome shotgun sequence includes the following:
- the LOC128255768 gene encoding E3 ubiquitin-protein ligase RNF25 gives rise to the protein MDALQDEVESLEAILMDDVRIKRTPSGEVEQIETTVLPLTGEEEEQQYVCVTLQVQPTPGYPEESPTFKLLRPRGLDDARLEAIRSACNAKIKESVGFPVVFDLIEVVREHLTGSNLPSGQCVVCLYGFADGDEFTRTECFHYLHSYCLARHLNALRRNYQEEFDKLPAWLQKTADPFQALCPVCREHIGDETDSLKCAMPPSELLNAPDFKVTEELRQMQQRMSELYLQQKSRGAIIDVNAEGSAVISIETEEDIRRRRGREEADAAKKLEGPAKEDAIKPTTSTTFAPVVQETQRIMPEPTNNNYHHNRRHYRGGRRHHHHQHGHHHRVERDREQNASAATAVGSSSASNTGNGKQAKAQSASSGLAR